The Granulicella sp. 5B5 nucleotide sequence GATGGTCGTGTTGTGGACATTCATGTTGCCAAGGCCCGGGCGATCCGGGTTCGCGGGGTCCGATGGAACGGCACTTACCTTGAGCTTCGGACCGCCTTTTGCGACGATCATTTCGTACACGGGGAGCGTCTTGATCTCGGTGTGAGTTTTGAGATGAAAACGGTCGACAAGGACGGCTGCGAGCATCGCCTGGCGTTGCTCGCGGGTGAGACTGCGCAAGGTCTTCAGGTCCGGATCGGTCACTTTGGCGGTAATGTCAAATCGCGATGAACTGGCCCATCCGGGCAGACCAAACATCAGGCCTTCGCGAATTCCATACGCGTTAACGAGCAGGTGTTTGAGCGATACATTGGTCGCTTGAAACGTGGTGTCGTCTACATCCGTGTGGTTACCCCGTACGAGGCTATCGCTCTGCTTGATTACAACGGTGTCATAAACGGGTAAGGACGGAGCCGGCTGCTGGGCAACACCGTTCTGCCCGTAACCGAGAGAGGCAACAAGTGTGAGCGCGAGCAAGAACTTCGACATGCCGAGCGTTACGCGGATGGGAGCCAGAAAGTTCCCGTCAGCTATGATGCCTGCGCTGGCTCCCTCCCGTTCCGTTGAGGCAGTGCTTATCTATTTGAGTACGGCGACACCGTATTGCGGGAGTGTGATGGAGTCCACGGTGCCGCCTTCGAGGATGTTTTCCATCGGCTTCGGAAGCTTGATAGTGCGGGGTTCTGCTGCGTAGTTGGTGAGGATGAGGATGCGTTTGCCTTCACCCGTGCGGACGGCGAGGTCAACGCCTTCGGGCAGGTTGGGCATGGTGGGTTCGATGCCCGCCTGGTTGAGCATCCATTGGGCGGCCTTCGCCCCGGTTTCGGGGGAGAGCTCCATGCCGATGTAGGTGATGCTTCCCTGCCCTACCTTGCGGGTGACGGCGGCGGGCTGGTTGTCGAGCCAGCCGTTGCTTTTGCCGTAGCGCATGAGGACCTGCGTGTCCGGCTTGAGCGAGCCGAGCTGTTCGACCCAGAGGGTGTCTTCGCCGGAACCCCAGTCGCCGCTGACGGGGACGGGGACGCTGGGCAGGAGCGCGTAGAACTGCTCGACGCGTGCGCCGAGCATGTCAACCAGCGGGCCGGGCTGACGCTCGGGGTTGAGGCCGTTGTCTTCGTTCTTCATGCCGGAGCGCTGGCCGAGGACGAGGTGGCCGCCGCCGCGGACGTAGGCTTCGAGGTTCTTTGCGGCGGCGGGCGTGAGCAGGTTGAGCGCGGGGGCGACGACGAGCTTGTAGCGGCTGAGCGGGGCGGTGTCGGCGACGATGTCGATGGAGCCGGTGAGCGAATGCAGCGGGCGGTAGTAGGTCATCAGGGAGTCGATGGGGTCGAAGGCTTTGTTGTGGCGCTGCCAGCCGATGGCCCAGCGGGAGGGGTAGTCGTTGAGGATGGCAACCTGCGAGTCGACGGTGGTGCCGGCGAGCGCAGGGCCGGCTTTGTCGAAGTCGGCGCCGACCTGCTGGACCTCGTAGTAGACGGGGACGGGTGTGCCGTCGGGGCCGACGAGGGTGCCGTGGTACTCCTCCTGGCCGTTGAGGTCGGAGCGCCACTGCCAGTACTCGACGGCCTCGGAGCCGTGGCCGATGGCGTTCCAGGCCATGGCGTGGACCTCGCCCTTGTTGAGCATGTTGTTGTCGGCGGACCAGTTGACCATGCCGGGCTGGGTCTCCATGACCCAGAAATTTTTGCGGAGGAAGCCGCGGGTGAGGTCGTGGGTGGCGCCGTTGCGGGCAGGGTCTATGTGGCCGGAGCCGATGTAGTCGTCCCAGCTGGCGAAGTCGAGGTCCTGCGAGACGGTGTAGTGGTCGTAGCGGTCGAACCAGCCCATCATGTTGGTGGTGATGCGCTGGCGCGGGTCGGCGTGGGCGCGGATGGCGTCGAGCTGGTTCTTCTGGTAGCTGCGCCAGGTGTCGGAGATGAACTGACGCCAGTTGAGCATGAGGCCGGGGTTGCCGGACTGCGGAATGGGGATCTGGTCCCAGGACTGGTAGGTCTCGGACCAGTAGGCGGTGGTCCAGCGGGCGTTGAGGTTGTCTAGGGTTTTGTACTTGGCCTTGAGCCACTGCTGGAAGCGGGTGCGGTCGGCGGGGCCGTAGCTCTCGTTGGCGTACTCGTTGTCGATCTGCCAGCCGATGACGTTAGGGTCGTGGCCGAAGCGCTCGGCCATTTTGGTGGCGATGATGCGGCAGAGCTCGCGGTACTTGGGGTCGGACCAGTCAAACTGCTGGCGGTTGCCGTGCTCGTCCTTGCGGCCGTCGGCGAGGGTGCGCAGGGTTTCAGGGTACTTTTGCGTGAGCCAGGCGGGCGGCGCGGCGGTGGGCGTGCCGAGGACGACGGCGATGTGGTGCTTTTCGGCGAGGCGGATGGCGCGGTCGAGCCAGTCGAGCTGGTAGTCGCCCTCGGAGGGCTCCAGGGTGGACCAGGCGAACTCGCCGACGCGGACGAAGTGGATGTGCGCGGCCTCCATAAGGCTGAGGTCGGCGTCCCAGCGGGACTCGGGCCACTGCTCGGGGTACCAGGCGGCGCCGAGGAGGAGTGGTGGCGTGCGGGGCTCGGGTGGGAGCGGGGCCTGGGCGTGGGCGATGAGGCCAGCGGGCAAGAAGCAGACGAGGGCGGCGACGGAAAGTAACCGTTTACAAA carries:
- a CDS encoding TIGR03435 family protein, with the translated sequence MSKFLLALTLVASLGYGQNGVAQQPAPSLPVYDTVVIKQSDSLVRGNHTDVDDTTFQATNVSLKHLLVNAYGIREGLMFGLPGWASSSRFDITAKVTDPDLKTLRSLTREQRQAMLAAVLVDRFHLKTHTEIKTLPVYEMIVAKGGPKLKVSAVPSDPANPDRPGLGNMNVHNTTIIATGVTLSELAGNLAFPLDRTVIDKTGLTGRYDFQLQWTPDNAANGAADSGAADLPPDLFTAMQEQLGLRLQAAKGPVETLVVDHVEQPTQN
- a CDS encoding beta-galactosidase, producing the protein MICKRLLSVAALVCFLPAGLIAHAQAPLPPEPRTPPLLLGAAWYPEQWPESRWDADLSLMEAAHIHFVRVGEFAWSTLEPSEGDYQLDWLDRAIRLAEKHHIAVVLGTPTAAPPAWLTQKYPETLRTLADGRKDEHGNRQQFDWSDPKYRELCRIIATKMAERFGHDPNVIGWQIDNEYANESYGPADRTRFQQWLKAKYKTLDNLNARWTTAYWSETYQSWDQIPIPQSGNPGLMLNWRQFISDTWRSYQKNQLDAIRAHADPRQRITTNMMGWFDRYDHYTVSQDLDFASWDDYIGSGHIDPARNGATHDLTRGFLRKNFWVMETQPGMVNWSADNNMLNKGEVHAMAWNAIGHGSEAVEYWQWRSDLNGQEEYHGTLVGPDGTPVPVYYEVQQVGADFDKAGPALAGTTVDSQVAILNDYPSRWAIGWQRHNKAFDPIDSLMTYYRPLHSLTGSIDIVADTAPLSRYKLVVAPALNLLTPAAAKNLEAYVRGGGHLVLGQRSGMKNEDNGLNPERQPGPLVDMLGARVEQFYALLPSVPVPVSGDWGSGEDTLWVEQLGSLKPDTQVLMRYGKSNGWLDNQPAAVTRKVGQGSITYIGMELSPETGAKAAQWMLNQAGIEPTMPNLPEGVDLAVRTGEGKRILILTNYAAEPRTIKLPKPMENILEGGTVDSITLPQYGVAVLK